AGGGAACCCCGCCCCATTCGCTGGAGGACCTCGCCGACGCCCTGCGCAGACCGGTCTTCACGCCGTGCCTCGGCCGCAAGAGCTGTCCCCCCGCGCTGCCGTTCAACCCGGTGGTGGAAGCGTACCCCGGTCCGCTGGAGGCCCTGGCGGCGTATGAGGTCGACCCCGGTGTTCTTGATGCCCTCGGCGCAACGCCGGCGGCCGAAGCCTACACGAGCGAAAAGCTCAGCGGCTGGCAGGAACAGACCGAGGTCCGCGACGCTCCCCTGAATCGCACGCGGTGGCAGTTCGGTCTGCGGCCCGAATACCGCGTCGCAATGCCCGCCGGCGCTCAGGACGAAGGAGGATCATGATGTACATGAGCCTTATGACGTTGGATTGCGGTGCGTCCGCTCTGCGCGGAACCTACGACGCCCACCAGGCGCTGTGGCGGGCCTTCGGCGATCATCCGGACCGGACGCGCGACTTCATCTACCGCCGGACCGGGGAGAACGACTTCCTCGCCGTGTCCGCCCGCCACCCCGACGACGCAGACGGCGTCTGGGCCATCCGCTCCAAGGAGTACGATCCCAGGCTCAAGGTCGGAGACCGCCTCTTTTTTGCTCTGCGGGTGAACCCCGTGCGCAAGACAAGGGATGCGGACGGCAGGCAACTGCGCCACGATGTGGTGCAGGATGTGCGTAAGCAGCTGGAAAGGCGGGGTATACCCAGAGACGAATGGCCCACGCGGCCGGAAATCGCCCAGCAGGCCGGCTTCGAATGGCTCGCAGCACGGCAGCAACGGCTTGGCTTGAAGTTGGAAGAACAAGGATTCCTGGTGGACGGATATTCACAGGAAAGCTTCATCAAGCCGAAAAATCGCAGGCGTGTGCGCGTTACCGTGCTGGACATGAAGGGTTTTGCCCACGTGACTGACCCGGACAGCCTGCGCGATGCATTGATGCACGGCGTTGGCCCGGCAAAGGCCTACGGCTGCGGACTGCTCACGGTGAAGAGGGCGGCCTGATGCTGCCGCCCCTCAAGCCCATCCCCATGAAGGAGCGCCTGTCCCTCATATTCCTGGAGCGATGCCGCCTGGATGTGAAGGACGGCGCCTTCGTGGCTATCGACAAGGAAGGCATCCGCACCCACGTGCCGGTAGGGGGCGTGGTCTGCATAATGCTGGAGCCCGGTACGCGCGTTTCCCACGCTGCTGTGGCTCTGGCGGCACGTTCGGGCACGCTCCTGGTCTGGACTGGTGAAGGCGGGGTGCGCATGTACGCCGCCGGCCAGCCGGGCGGAGCCCGCTCCGACAAGCTCCTTTACCAGGCGAGCCTTGCCCTGGACCCGGCGGCGAGGCTCAAGGTCGTAAAGAAGATGTTTGCTGTGCGGTTCAATGAAAGCGCACCAGACAAAAGAAGCGTGGAGCAGCTACGGGGCATAGAGGGCGCTCGTGTCCGCAGCATGTACGATCTGCTCGCCAGGCAGCATCGCGTGAAATGGAAACGTCGATCCTACGACCCGAAGAACTGGGATTCGGCCGATCCGGTCAACAAAGCCCTGTCCGCCGCCACGGCCAGCCTCTATGGCGTGACGGAAGCGGCGGTGCTCGCAGCCGGCTACGCCCCGGCCATCGGCTTCCTGCACACGGGCAAACCCCTGTCCTTCGTGTACGACATCGCGGACCTCTTCAAGTTCGAGACGGTCGTGCCCGTAGCCTTTAAGGAAGTGGCCAGGGGCGAGTTCGACGTGGAAGGAAGGGTGCGGCGCGCCTGCCGTGACGTGTTCCGCACCACAAAGCTGCTCAAGCGCATCATTCCCACCATCGAAGAAGTTCTTGCCGCTGGCGAGAAACAACCGCCGCAGGCCTATGACGACGCCAT
This genomic interval from Oceanidesulfovibrio indonesiensis contains the following:
- the cas6e gene encoding type I-E CRISPR-associated protein Cas6/Cse3/CasE, producing the protein MMYMSLMTLDCGASALRGTYDAHQALWRAFGDHPDRTRDFIYRRTGENDFLAVSARHPDDADGVWAIRSKEYDPRLKVGDRLFFALRVNPVRKTRDADGRQLRHDVVQDVRKQLERRGIPRDEWPTRPEIAQQAGFEWLAARQQRLGLKLEEQGFLVDGYSQESFIKPKNRRRVRVTVLDMKGFAHVTDPDSLRDALMHGVGPAKAYGCGLLTVKRAA
- the cas1e gene encoding type I-E CRISPR-associated endonuclease Cas1e, whose translation is MLPPLKPIPMKERLSLIFLERCRLDVKDGAFVAIDKEGIRTHVPVGGVVCIMLEPGTRVSHAAVALAARSGTLLVWTGEGGVRMYAAGQPGGARSDKLLYQASLALDPAARLKVVKKMFAVRFNESAPDKRSVEQLRGIEGARVRSMYDLLARQHRVKWKRRSYDPKNWDSADPVNKALSAATASLYGVTEAAVLAAGYAPAIGFLHTGKPLSFVYDIADLFKFETVVPVAFKEVARGEFDVEGRVRRACRDVFRTTKLLKRIIPTIEEVLAAGEKQPPQAYDDAIGPAFKDEEGIGDDGHRS